In Rouxiella sp. WC2420, the following proteins share a genomic window:
- the sapF gene encoding putrescine export ABC transporter ATP-binding protein SapF — translation MAETLLEVRDLCKTFRYRTGLFRKMNLQAVKPVNFTLKSQQTLAIIGENGSGKSTLAKMLAGMIEPTSGEILIDEESLKFGDYRHRSQMIRMIFQDPTTSLNPRQRIGQILEAPLRLTSTMEAPERETRINQTLRQVGLLPNHANYYPHMLASGQVQRVALARALILQPKVIVADEALASLDMSMRSQIINMMLELQDKHEISYIYVTQHLGLMKHISDQVLVMHNGEVVERGTTAEVLATPQHELTKRLISSHFGEALTADDWHRDTTI, via the coding sequence ATGGCCGAGACGTTGCTTGAAGTCAGAGACCTGTGCAAAACGTTCCGCTACCGTACTGGACTGTTTCGCAAGATGAATTTGCAGGCGGTAAAGCCGGTTAACTTCACCCTGAAATCGCAGCAGACGCTGGCGATTATTGGTGAAAACGGCTCGGGTAAATCGACGCTGGCAAAAATGCTCGCCGGGATGATCGAGCCCACCAGCGGTGAAATTCTTATTGATGAAGAAAGTCTGAAGTTTGGCGATTATCGCCACCGCAGCCAGATGATCCGTATGATTTTTCAGGATCCGACAACCTCGTTGAACCCGCGACAGCGCATCGGACAAATCCTCGAGGCTCCTCTTCGTTTGACCAGCACCATGGAAGCGCCAGAACGCGAGACTCGTATTAATCAGACCCTGCGTCAGGTCGGTTTACTGCCCAATCACGCCAATTATTATCCGCACATGCTGGCTTCCGGTCAGGTGCAACGCGTGGCGCTTGCGCGGGCATTAATCCTGCAACCCAAGGTTATTGTGGCCGACGAGGCACTGGCATCGCTGGATATGTCGATGCGTTCGCAGATCATCAACATGATGCTGGAACTACAAGATAAACATGAAATTTCATATATTTATGTCACCCAGCATCTCGGCCTGATGAAGCACATTAGCGATCAGGTGTTGGTCATGCATAACGGCGAGGTGGTCGAGCGCGGCACAACGGCCGAGGTGCTGGCGACCCCGCAACATGAGCTGACCAAAAGACTGATTTCCAGCCACTTTGGCGAAGCCTTGACCGCCGATGACTGGCATCGCGATACTACAATCTGA
- a CDS encoding CMD domain-containing protein: MEHQRRAAIDGWYHETQTSQQRHTPLDPCQTHDTDSFLLGLEQKIEPSLRRLLTQRNGLLFAAQTCYNKLFPQEISVSRHQTLSLYDRLSSALTVAQVTGIQPLCSHYAARLAPLNCPDASRESNIRQTHLAQYARLLATQPTLINPSMLTQLSDVGLSTQDIVLFTQLIGFVSFQARLLAVINALAGRPATVLPGFPRAEENSQRGFSLELRRWHAYLPEVDLKKASQQQLDVLDFCAPDAHESSFYKLLAHDVATLEALSAITTHIMQQPGDQKSSPKEWAAAATSRINGCLFCAGIHGRYYLETGGESSHIDQLFDDIQANKSSDKTVDPLVKVVQTLTQSPEKFDAAALQLLLDADYQHPQIVDILLSTALYNWLNRLIQTLGDSRLA; encoded by the coding sequence ATGGAACATCAGCGCCGGGCCGCGATTGATGGCTGGTATCACGAAACCCAGACCAGCCAGCAGCGGCATACCCCATTGGATCCCTGTCAAACCCACGACACAGACAGTTTTCTGCTTGGACTTGAACAAAAGATAGAGCCTTCACTACGCCGCTTGCTTACCCAGCGCAACGGCTTGCTGTTCGCGGCACAGACTTGCTATAACAAGCTGTTTCCTCAAGAAATTTCAGTTTCGCGACATCAGACGTTATCGTTGTATGATCGCCTGAGCAGCGCGCTGACTGTGGCACAGGTTACGGGTATTCAGCCGCTTTGCAGCCATTATGCTGCCCGCCTTGCCCCGCTAAATTGCCCTGACGCCTCCCGAGAAAGCAATATTCGGCAAACTCATCTCGCGCAATATGCCCGTTTATTGGCCACCCAACCCACGCTGATTAACCCGTCGATGCTGACTCAGCTAAGCGACGTGGGGTTGAGCACTCAAGACATCGTGCTGTTCACTCAGCTGATTGGCTTTGTCAGTTTTCAGGCTCGTTTGCTGGCTGTGATTAATGCATTGGCAGGACGTCCGGCCACCGTTTTACCAGGGTTTCCCCGCGCGGAGGAGAACAGCCAACGAGGATTTTCGCTGGAGCTGCGCCGTTGGCACGCGTATTTGCCCGAGGTAGATTTGAAAAAGGCCAGCCAGCAGCAGTTAGACGTGCTGGACTTCTGTGCCCCGGACGCACACGAATCTTCTTTCTATAAGTTGCTGGCGCACGACGTGGCAACGCTGGAAGCCCTGTCAGCCATTACTACACACATTATGCAACAGCCCGGCGACCAGAAATCTTCTCCCAAAGAGTGGGCCGCCGCCGCGACCTCGCGCATTAATGGTTGTTTATTCTGCGCTGGCATTCACGGTCGCTATTATCTCGAAACCGGTGGAGAGTCGAGTCATATCGACCAACTGTTTGACGATATCCAAGCCAACAAGTCTTCGGACAAAACGGTAGACCCATTAGTCAAAGTGGTACAGACGCTGACCCAATCGCCAGAAAAATTCGATGCTGCTGCGCTGCAGCTTTTACTGGATGCCGACTACCAACATCCGCAAATTGTCGATATTTTATTGAGCACTGCGCTGTATAACTGGTTGAATCGCCTGATTCAAACTCTTGGTGACTCTCGCCTGGCATAA
- the sapD gene encoding putrescine export ABC transporter ATP-binding protein SapD: MPLLDIRNLTIEFMTSDGPVKAVDRVSMTLTAGEVRGLVGESGSGKSLIAKAICGVTKDNWRITADRMRFDDIDLLQLSPRERRKLIGHNISMIFQEPQSCLDPSESIGKQLIQAIPGWTYKGLWYQRFRWRKRRAIELLHRVGIKDHKDIMASFPYELTEGECQKVMIAIALANQPRLLIADEPTNAMEPTTQAQIFRLLARLNQNNGTTILLISHDLQMMSKWANRVNVLYCGQTVESAVVEDLLAAPHHPYTQALIRAMPDFGRSLPHKSRLNTLPGAIPSLEHLPIGCRLGPRCPYAQKKCIETPRLRLAKTHAYACHFPLNMEEQ, encoded by the coding sequence ATGCCTTTACTGGATATTCGCAATCTAACCATTGAATTTATGACCTCCGATGGACCGGTCAAGGCTGTCGATCGGGTCAGTATGACGCTGACCGCCGGAGAGGTTCGCGGACTGGTAGGCGAATCAGGGTCGGGCAAAAGCCTGATTGCCAAGGCAATTTGCGGCGTGACTAAAGACAACTGGCGCATCACCGCCGACCGCATGCGCTTTGATGATATCGACCTGCTGCAACTCAGCCCTCGCGAGCGCCGCAAGCTGATAGGCCACAATATTTCGATGATTTTTCAGGAACCACAATCCTGTCTGGATCCCTCGGAAAGCATTGGTAAACAGCTTATCCAGGCGATCCCCGGCTGGACCTACAAAGGATTGTGGTATCAGCGGTTTAGATGGCGTAAACGCCGTGCTATCGAGCTGCTGCATCGCGTCGGCATCAAAGATCACAAAGATATCATGGCGAGTTTCCCCTATGAACTGACCGAAGGGGAATGCCAGAAAGTCATGATCGCTATCGCGCTGGCCAATCAGCCGCGCCTGCTGATCGCCGACGAGCCGACCAATGCCATGGAACCTACTACGCAGGCGCAGATTTTCCGCCTGCTGGCTCGCCTCAATCAAAATAATGGCACCACAATTTTATTGATCAGCCATGATTTGCAGATGATGAGCAAATGGGCCAATCGGGTAAATGTGCTGTACTGCGGCCAAACGGTGGAAAGCGCGGTGGTGGAAGACCTGCTGGCCGCGCCGCATCACCCTTATACTCAGGCGCTGATCCGTGCAATGCCTGATTTCGGGCGCTCACTGCCACACAAGAGCCGGCTGAACACTCTGCCAGGTGCGATTCCGTCGCTGGAACATTTGCCGATTGGCTGCCGATTAGGGCCTCGCTGTCCTTATGCGCAGAAAAAATGTATTGAAACACCGCGCCTGCGTCTGGCCAAGACTCACGCCTATGCCTGCCACTTCCCGCTGAACATGGAGGAGCAATAA
- the gstA gene encoding glutathione transferase GstA → MKLYYKAGACSLSPHIVLREAGLDFTISKVDLVTKRTEQGESLYQLNPKGQVPTLVLDDGTVLTEGPVIVQYIADQKPDRQLLPEPGSLARYEALEWLNYIATEMQRGLSPLFNAKIPDEYKALQREAMSKKFSYLDDSLKNKQFLLGQRFSVADAYLFTMLTWAKVLKFDLSQYKELSGYFERVAARPAVDAALTAEGLK, encoded by the coding sequence ATGAAACTTTATTATAAAGCAGGAGCCTGTTCACTCTCCCCGCATATCGTTTTGCGCGAAGCGGGTCTGGATTTCACCATCTCAAAAGTCGATTTAGTGACCAAGAGAACTGAACAAGGTGAGAGTTTGTACCAGCTCAATCCCAAGGGACAGGTGCCGACACTGGTGCTTGACGATGGGACAGTGCTAACAGAAGGCCCAGTGATTGTGCAGTACATCGCTGATCAAAAGCCTGACCGCCAGCTGCTTCCTGAACCGGGCTCGCTGGCGCGCTATGAGGCGCTGGAGTGGTTGAACTATATTGCAACCGAGATGCAACGTGGATTGAGTCCGCTTTTCAACGCCAAAATCCCTGATGAATACAAAGCCCTGCAACGTGAAGCGATGAGCAAAAAATTCTCTTATCTGGATGATTCTCTGAAAAATAAGCAATTTTTACTCGGTCAACGATTCAGTGTCGCCGATGCTTACCTATTTACCATGTTGACCTGGGCAAAAGTGCTGAAGTTTGATTTGAGTCAGTACAAAGAGCTAAGCGGTTACTTTGAGCGAGTTGCGGCGCGCCCGGCCGTGGATGCGGCGTTGACTGCGGAAGGTTTGAAATAG
- the fabV gene encoding enoyl-ACP reductase FabV, with translation MIIKPKIRGFICTTTHPIGCEANVREQIAYVKAQGKLKDGPKRVLVIGASTGYGLASRINAAFGADAATIGVFFEKPGSESKTGSAGWYNSAAFDKAAKEEGLYSKSINGDAFSNECRDTVIKLIKEDLGQIDLVVYSLASPVRKMPESGELVRSALKPIGAPYESTALDTNKDKLVTAVVEPANEQEIADTIQVMGGQDWELWMNALADAGVLADNAKSVAYSYIGTELTWPIYWHGTLGKAKEDLDRAAQAIDAKLKAKGGSANVAVLKSVVTQASAAIPVMPLYIAISFKIMKEQGIHEGTIEQIQRLFATKLYNDSVPETDDKNRLRLDDWELRDEVQKNCGVIWAQLTDDNIYQLTDYQGYKDEFLRLFGFGLKGVDYDADVSAEANFDVIELV, from the coding sequence ATGATTATCAAACCTAAAATTCGTGGATTTATCTGTACGACCACTCACCCAATCGGCTGCGAAGCCAACGTGCGTGAGCAAATTGCATACGTGAAAGCGCAGGGCAAACTGAAAGACGGACCAAAACGTGTCCTGGTCATTGGTGCCTCCACTGGTTATGGGCTTGCCTCAAGAATTAATGCCGCTTTTGGTGCAGATGCTGCCACCATTGGGGTATTCTTCGAAAAACCGGGCAGCGAAAGCAAAACAGGTTCAGCCGGCTGGTACAACTCTGCCGCTTTCGATAAAGCCGCAAAAGAAGAAGGCTTGTATTCAAAAAGCATTAACGGTGATGCATTCTCCAACGAATGCCGCGATACCGTTATCAAACTTATCAAAGAAGACTTGGGTCAAATCGACCTGGTAGTTTATTCACTGGCTTCGCCGGTACGTAAAATGCCTGAATCAGGTGAGCTGGTGCGTTCAGCGCTGAAACCTATCGGTGCCCCATACGAATCAACCGCATTGGACACCAACAAAGACAAGCTGGTAACCGCAGTTGTCGAGCCGGCCAATGAGCAAGAAATTGCCGATACCATTCAAGTCATGGGCGGTCAGGACTGGGAACTGTGGATGAACGCCCTCGCCGACGCTGGCGTGCTGGCCGACAACGCCAAGTCTGTTGCCTACTCTTACATTGGTACCGAGCTGACCTGGCCAATCTACTGGCACGGCACGCTGGGCAAAGCTAAAGAAGACCTGGATCGTGCAGCTCAGGCTATCGACGCGAAACTGAAAGCCAAGGGCGGCTCTGCCAACGTTGCTGTACTGAAATCTGTGGTGACTCAGGCTTCTGCAGCTATTCCGGTAATGCCGCTGTATATCGCTATCTCTTTCAAGATCATGAAAGAGCAAGGGATTCACGAAGGCACTATCGAGCAAATCCAACGTCTGTTCGCTACCAAACTGTACAATGACTCAGTGCCAGAAACTGACGACAAAAACCGTCTGCGCCTGGATGACTGGGAACTGCGTGACGAAGTTCAGAAAAATTGCGGCGTGATCTGGGCTCAGCTGACTGATGACAACATCTATCAGCTGACCGATTATCAGGGCTACAAAGACGAATTCCTGCGCCTGTTTGGTTTTGGTCTGAAAGGCGTTGATTACGATGCCGACGTCAGCGCCGAAGCTAACTTTGACGTGATCGAATTAGTCTAA
- the dapA gene encoding 4-hydroxy-tetrahydrodipicolinate synthase: MSTFSGIWVPLVTPFNQGEIDFPALSKLCHYVMKQGVSGVVVCGTTGEAPMLSKEEQLLVLDAVLEVVPGDKVMMGLSGTHMPSVLAMQNAITKRPIAGILLPAPYYIRPSQAALEVWFTELADNSNVPIVVYNVPYRSGIHLELETLRRLAKHPRIVAVKDCGGSNDLTLALIADGELDVMSGEDGQILTTLCLGGTGAITASAHLFPNRFVELVKQVEEGDLAAARKNFYQLMPLIRLMFAAPNPAAIKYALSLDGMMKNEVRAPLLPAPLEVEEAVKDYLNTFSR; the protein is encoded by the coding sequence ATGTCTACATTTTCTGGTATTTGGGTTCCCCTTGTCACGCCTTTCAATCAGGGCGAAATTGACTTCCCCGCCCTCTCTAAACTCTGTCATTACGTGATGAAACAGGGCGTTAGCGGCGTCGTTGTTTGCGGCACTACGGGCGAAGCACCGATGCTGAGCAAAGAAGAACAGTTGCTGGTGCTCGATGCCGTGCTCGAAGTGGTTCCCGGCGACAAAGTGATGATGGGCCTTTCAGGTACCCATATGCCGAGCGTGCTGGCGATGCAAAATGCCATCACCAAACGGCCGATTGCCGGTATTTTACTGCCCGCACCCTACTACATTCGCCCTTCTCAGGCCGCTCTTGAAGTCTGGTTTACCGAGCTGGCTGATAATTCCAATGTCCCAATCGTGGTTTACAACGTGCCTTACCGCAGTGGAATTCATCTTGAATTGGAAACCCTGCGCCGTTTGGCCAAGCATCCGCGTATTGTCGCGGTCAAAGACTGCGGCGGCAGCAACGACCTGACTCTGGCGCTGATTGCCGACGGAGAGCTTGACGTCATGTCTGGCGAAGACGGGCAAATTCTTACTACCCTATGTCTGGGTGGAACCGGCGCAATCACCGCCTCGGCCCATCTGTTCCCTAATCGTTTTGTTGAGCTGGTAAAACAGGTTGAAGAAGGGGATTTAGCCGCAGCGCGCAAAAATTTCTATCAGTTGATGCCACTCATTCGCCTGATGTTTGCTGCACCTAATCCGGCGGCGATTAAATATGCACTTTCACTCGATGGCATGATGAAAAATGAAGTCCGCGCCCCCTTGCTGCCTGCACCGCTTGAAGTGGAAGAAGCTGTTAAGGATTATCTCAACACATTCAGCAGATAG
- the dtpA gene encoding dipeptide/tripeptide permease DtpA: MNAFKQPRAFYLIFSIELWERFGYYGLQGIMAVYLVKMLGLSEADSITLFSSFSALVYGFVAIGGWLGDKVLGSKRVIVLGAIVLALGYAQVAYSGHDIFWVYMGMATIAVGSGLFKANPSSLLSTCYEKDDPRLDGAFTMYYMSVNIGSFFSMLATPYLAAKYGWGVAFSLSVVGMLITLVNFIFCRRWVKNHGSKPDFKPLNYGKLLMVLVGVAALVAISSFLLHNQSIARWALAVVSVGIICIFAKETFSLQALARRKMIVAFILMLEAIVFFVLYSQMPTSLNFFAIHNVNNHLLGIDFQPEQYQALNPFWIMLASPILAAIYAKLGKSMPMPHKFAIGMVLCSLAFLVLPWGASFANDAGIVSVNWLVLSYALQSIGELMISGLGLAMVAQLVPQRLMGFIMGSWYLTTAAAAIIAGKVAVLTAVPGDITDAHASLAIYSHVFLQIGAATGVIAILMLLTASKLNRMTLERPTDEKKPAERVLSSQS, encoded by the coding sequence ATGAACGCCTTCAAACAGCCTCGCGCGTTCTACCTTATTTTCTCCATCGAATTATGGGAGCGATTTGGTTACTACGGCCTGCAAGGGATCATGGCGGTTTATCTGGTCAAGATGCTTGGCCTGAGCGAAGCCGACTCCATCACCCTGTTCTCTTCCTTTAGTGCTCTGGTCTATGGCTTTGTCGCCATCGGCGGCTGGCTGGGCGATAAAGTGCTGGGTTCCAAACGCGTGATCGTGCTTGGGGCTATCGTACTGGCGCTGGGTTATGCTCAGGTTGCCTATTCCGGTCATGATATTTTCTGGGTTTACATGGGCATGGCGACTATCGCCGTCGGCAGTGGCTTGTTTAAGGCAAATCCATCCTCTTTGCTTTCAACTTGCTATGAAAAAGACGACCCGCGTCTCGATGGCGCGTTTACCATGTACTACATGTCTGTAAACATCGGTTCGTTCTTCTCAATGCTGGCTACGCCTTATCTGGCCGCCAAATACGGCTGGGGCGTTGCGTTCTCTCTGAGCGTGGTCGGCATGCTGATCACTCTGGTGAACTTTATCTTCTGCCGCCGCTGGGTTAAAAATCACGGTTCCAAGCCAGACTTCAAACCGTTGAACTATGGCAAGCTGCTGATGGTTCTGGTCGGCGTTGCCGCGCTGGTGGCGATTTCCAGCTTCCTGCTGCATAACCAGTCGATCGCTCGCTGGGCACTGGCCGTGGTTTCTGTCGGTATTATCTGCATCTTCGCGAAAGAGACTTTCTCGTTGCAGGCTCTGGCGCGTCGTAAAATGATCGTCGCGTTTATTCTGATGCTTGAAGCTATCGTCTTTTTCGTGCTGTACAGCCAGATGCCAACCTCGCTGAACTTCTTTGCCATTCACAACGTTAACAATCACTTGCTGGGAATTGACTTCCAGCCTGAGCAGTATCAGGCGCTGAACCCGTTCTGGATTATGCTGGCAAGCCCGATTCTGGCCGCTATCTATGCCAAGTTGGGCAAAAGCATGCCGATGCCGCACAAGTTTGCGATTGGCATGGTGCTGTGTTCACTGGCTTTCCTGGTTCTGCCGTGGGGCGCAAGCTTCGCCAACGACGCGGGTATCGTTTCTGTTAACTGGCTGGTGCTGAGCTATGCGCTGCAAAGTATCGGTGAGCTGATGATTTCTGGCTTAGGTCTGGCGATGGTGGCACAGTTGGTTCCACAGCGCCTGATGGGCTTTATCATGGGTTCATGGTATCTGACCACGGCAGCGGCGGCGATCATTGCCGGTAAAGTGGCTGTGCTGACCGCCGTGCCTGGCGACATCACCGATGCGCACGCTTCTCTGGCTATCTATAGCCATGTGTTCTTGCAGATTGGTGCCGCGACCGGGGTAATTGCCATTCTGATGCTGCTGACCGCCTCTAAACTGAATCGCATGACTCTGGAACGCCCAACCGATGAGAAAAAGCCTGCGGAACGCGTGCTGTCTTCTCAGTCGTAA